Proteins encoded together in one Amblyomma americanum isolate KBUSLIRL-KWMA chromosome 1, ASM5285725v1, whole genome shotgun sequence window:
- the LOC144113562 gene encoding protein regulator of cytokinesis 1-like isoform X2, whose protein sequence is MQVERREALWARSLEFEMRAADQSRLNHRDGCLLEMRARKRLETELPRLEEEIKTYISRHTGREEQFLSESAIDFLEHLCSPHDAYNLEKDRERQERVRTF, encoded by the exons ATGCAAGTCGAGCGGCGGGAAGCTCTGTGGGCTCGCTCCCTCGAGTTTGAGATGCGCGCCGCTGACCAATCCCGCCTCAACCACCGTGATGGGTGCCTTCTTGAAATGAGGGCGCGAAAGAGGCTCGAGACGGAGCTTCCTCGC ctTGAAGAAGAGATCAAGACGTATATCAGCAGGCACACTGGTCGGGAGGAGCAGTTCCTAAGTGAATCGGCAATAGACTTCCTGGAGCACCTCTGCTCACCGCATGATGCCTACAATCTCGAGAAGGACAGAGAACGGCAGGAGAGGGTGAGAACCTTTTGA
- the LOC144113562 gene encoding protein regulator of cytokinesis 1-like isoform X1 — MQVERREALWARSLEFEMRAADQSRLNHRDGCLLEMRARKRLETELPRLEEEIKTYINRHTGLEEQFLSESAIDFLEHLCSPHDAYNLEKDRERQERTRGLKNRRKNSEGSRSSTPKTSPF; from the exons ATGCAAGTCGAGCGGCGGGAAGCTCTGTGGGCTCGCTCCCTCGAGTTTGAGATGCGCGCCGCTGACCAATCCCGCCTCAACCACCGTGATGGGTGCCTTCTTGAAATGAGGGCGCGAAAGAGGCTCGAGACGGAGCTTCCTCGC cttgAAGAAGAGATCAAGACGTATATCAACAGGCACACTGGTCTGGAGGAACAGTTCCTAAGTGAATCGGCAATAGACTTCCTGGAGCACCTCTGCTCACCGCATGATGCCTACAATCTCGAGAAGGACAGAGAACGGCAGGAGAGG ACCAGAGGCTTGAAGAACCGGAGGAAGAACTCGGAAGGCTCAAGGAGTTCCACGCCAAAAACAAGCCCATTTTGA